The DNA sequence CGTCATTGATAATCACCGCTACGGGGGCCGCTGCCGTTCCCGTGGCGGCAACGGTATAGTATTTGTCGGCCTCGAAGGTCGCGTTGGCAGTCAGCACCGGTTGCCCGGCTACCGTTGCGGAGGCAGGCGTTGCGATTTTGAGCGTGGCCGCGCCCGGCGTCAGCGCCAGATATTCGCGGTCGGGGTAGCCGGTATAAAAGGCGAGACTGGGCCCGTTGACTTTGGCGTCGTTTACGAATACGTCGACAGCCGGTCCATCGGGGATGGCGTGCAGAATTTTGACGCGGGCTCCCGACGCGGGCACCTGGTTGATAACAAAATTATGTTCGTTGCCGCAGGCGAGCAGGCCGATAGCCAACCCAATACCGGCAAGAAATGACGGAATGCACTTCATGGATGATTGTCTGTTTTGATACAC is a window from the Spirosoma rigui genome containing:
- a CDS encoding DUF4397 domain-containing protein, with product MKCIPSFLAGIGLAIGLLACGNEHNFVINQVPASGARVKILHAIPDGPAVDVFVNDAKVNGPSLAFYTGYPDREYLALTPGAATLKIATPASATVAGQPVLTANATFEADKYYTVAATGTAAAPVAVIINDDLRIPDASKAYVRVINLLPGGPGVDLAIGTGTPLVSNVAYKAASDFVGITPANSSAPLTLQVRSAGTTTLLGTAVTNFTAFAGRKYTILVRGIAGKTGTQAPAVNTYTTL